In Micromonospora sp. NBC_01813, the following are encoded in one genomic region:
- a CDS encoding glycosyl hydrolase, with protein sequence MNLSIRGGRPGRTPRRIVAATTATALLASGLIFGMLRTADAATVGAGSYTTTRPAGAAAPTACGNISANPRQYVTGNAPTGAVPTNDWWSSLLFKRYNCAYSDPLHAHPMSFQPTSGGLGVSYTTEAAISGTSTGVGEYHYPYTREFTLGVAGLNSPDVKVDGWSDWTVTPYWSDGARTLRTTIGHGLPFVYAQVTGGDAVLSFPGTPTVWHHSGNRIGFSMRGHDYVAYAPSGATWTVAGTTITSNLAGRGYLSVGLLPTGAGTSAARRTALMDSYGQYAHSHVTGTRVSWGYQQSSSTVNATYGFTTTAREGSATGTVISLYPHQWKHLDGGSPIAETYVSARGPMRNLVGATSFRTAMRFHGVLPEVPAVATSTGADLATLTAQLDQAAAGDPFAGFNNDTYWTGKALGRAARLAEIADQLGRTAQRDHLLAAIRTRLTDWFTASPGKAERVFFYDQAWGTLVGYPASYGSDTDLNDHHFHYGYYIAAAATLAKFDPTWASTSQYGGMVNLLIRDANSWDRNDAMFPFLRDFDIYAGHDWAAGHGAFFAGNNQESSSEGMNFANALIQWGLATGNTAIRDAGLFIYTTQSAAIQEYWFDSSDTNFPAAFGHRSVGMVWGDGGAYATWFSADPEMIQGINMLPITGGSLYLGYRPEYVATNWNALVTNNGGPPTVWQDILWSFQALGDGDAALANLRANPNYPVEEGESRAHTFHWVRNLAALGRVDTGVTADTPLYSVFNRNGARTYVAANITAAPVTVTFSDGTRLTVPAGRTATTGAYTWSGGNAGGGPITSPTPSPSVSPTGTPPPTPGPTNPPATSDLFHLRSNGVLSNTAGSAATTVTLPSAGGANYDGTPHNPVTFRACGLTGSYRSTATTFSLQVDAGTAVGAGVQARVSYDFTGTGTYSRSQTYHYFATDPVSGTESYRETAGLRSSSGEFRAMSNGCVRLELWNAIGNAPTTVRVDAATAAAGQSTVRVPFQLG encoded by the coding sequence ATGAACCTGTCGATCCGTGGCGGGCGTCCAGGCCGGACGCCGCGCCGGATCGTGGCAGCCACCACCGCGACGGCGCTCCTCGCCAGCGGACTGATCTTCGGCATGCTGCGTACGGCCGACGCCGCCACCGTCGGCGCCGGCAGCTACACCACCACCCGCCCGGCCGGCGCCGCCGCCCCCACCGCCTGCGGCAACATCTCCGCCAACCCCCGGCAGTACGTCACGGGCAACGCCCCGACCGGCGCGGTGCCGACCAACGACTGGTGGTCGTCGCTGCTGTTCAAGCGCTACAACTGCGCGTACTCCGACCCGCTGCACGCCCACCCGATGTCCTTCCAACCGACCTCGGGCGGGCTCGGGGTCTCGTACACCACCGAGGCGGCCATCTCCGGCACGTCGACCGGCGTCGGCGAGTACCACTACCCGTACACCCGGGAGTTCACCCTCGGCGTCGCCGGACTGAACTCACCGGACGTCAAGGTCGACGGCTGGAGCGACTGGACGGTCACGCCGTACTGGTCCGACGGCGCCCGCACGCTGCGGACCACCATCGGCCACGGCCTGCCGTTCGTCTACGCCCAGGTCACCGGCGGCGACGCGGTGTTGAGCTTCCCCGGTACGCCGACCGTCTGGCACCACAGCGGCAACCGGATCGGCTTCTCGATGCGCGGCCACGACTACGTCGCGTACGCGCCGAGTGGCGCGACCTGGACGGTCGCCGGGACCACGATCACCTCCAACCTCGCCGGCCGCGGCTACCTCTCCGTCGGACTGCTGCCCACCGGTGCCGGCACCAGCGCGGCCCGGCGGACCGCGCTGATGGACAGCTACGGCCAGTACGCCCACTCGCACGTCACCGGCACCCGGGTGAGCTGGGGCTACCAGCAGTCCAGCAGCACGGTCAACGCCACCTACGGCTTCACCACCACGGCCCGCGAGGGCTCCGCCACCGGCACGGTGATCTCCCTCTACCCCCACCAGTGGAAGCACCTCGACGGCGGCAGCCCGATCGCCGAGACCTACGTGTCGGCCCGTGGCCCGATGCGCAACCTGGTCGGCGCGACGTCGTTCCGCACCGCGATGCGCTTCCACGGCGTACTGCCGGAGGTCCCGGCCGTCGCCACCAGCACCGGCGCCGACCTCGCCACCCTCACCGCCCAGCTGGACCAGGCGGCGGCGGGTGACCCGTTCGCCGGGTTCAACAACGACACCTACTGGACCGGCAAGGCGCTGGGCCGGGCCGCCCGGCTGGCCGAGATCGCCGACCAGCTCGGTCGCACCGCGCAGCGTGACCACCTGCTGGCCGCGATCCGCACCCGGCTCACCGACTGGTTCACCGCCAGCCCCGGCAAGGCCGAACGGGTCTTCTTCTACGACCAGGCATGGGGCACGCTGGTCGGCTACCCGGCCTCGTACGGCTCCGACACCGACCTCAACGACCACCACTTCCACTACGGCTACTACATCGCCGCCGCCGCCACCCTGGCCAAGTTCGACCCGACGTGGGCTTCGACCAGCCAGTACGGGGGCATGGTCAACCTGCTCATCCGCGACGCGAACAGCTGGGACCGCAACGACGCGATGTTCCCGTTCCTGCGGGACTTCGACATCTACGCCGGGCACGACTGGGCAGCCGGACACGGGGCCTTCTTCGCCGGCAACAACCAGGAGTCGTCGTCGGAGGGGATGAACTTCGCCAACGCGCTGATCCAGTGGGGGCTGGCGACCGGCAACACCGCGATCCGCGACGCCGGGCTGTTCATCTACACCACCCAGTCGGCCGCCATCCAGGAGTACTGGTTCGACTCGTCCGACACCAACTTCCCGGCCGCGTTCGGACACCGCTCGGTGGGCATGGTCTGGGGTGACGGCGGCGCGTACGCCACCTGGTTCAGCGCCGACCCGGAGATGATCCAGGGCATCAACATGCTGCCGATCACCGGCGGCTCGCTGTACCTCGGCTACCGGCCAGAGTACGTCGCCACCAACTGGAACGCGCTGGTCACCAACAACGGCGGCCCGCCGACCGTCTGGCAGGACATCCTCTGGTCGTTCCAGGCGCTCGGCGACGGCGACGCCGCCCTGGCCAACCTGCGGGCCAACCCGAACTATCCCGTCGAGGAGGGCGAGAGCCGGGCACACACCTTCCACTGGGTCCGGAACCTGGCCGCACTCGGCAGGGTCGACACCGGAGTCACGGCGGACACCCCGCTGTACTCGGTGTTCAACCGCAACGGAGCCCGCACCTACGTCGCGGCCAACATCACCGCGGCGCCGGTGACGGTCACCTTCTCGGACGGGACCCGGCTGACGGTGCCGGCCGGACGGACGGCCACCACCGGGGCGTACACCTGGAGTGGTGGCAACGCCGGCGGTGGTCCGATCACCAGCCCGACGCCGTCGCCGAGCGTCTCCCCCACCGGCACACCACCGCCGACCCCGGGTCCGACCAACCCACCGGCGACCTCGGATCTGTTCCACCTGCGATCCAACGGTGTGCTGAGCAACACCGCCGGTTCGGCCGCGACGACCGTGACGTTGCCGTCCGCGGGCGGGGCCAACTACGACGGTACGCCGCACAACCCGGTCACCTTCCGGGCCTGCGGGTTGACCGGGTCCTACCGGTCGACGGCCACCACGTTCAGCCTGCAGGTGGACGCGGGCACCGCGGTCGGTGCCGGCGTCCAGGCACGGGTGTCGTACGACTTCACCGGCACCGGCACCTACAGCCGGTCGCAGACGTACCACTACTTCGCCACCGACCCGGTGTCGGGCACCGAGTCGTACCGGGAGACCGCCGGCCTACGCTCCTCCTCCGGTGAGTTCCGGGCGATGAGCAACGGCTGTGTCCGGCTGGAGCTGTGGAACGCGATCGGCAACGCCCCGACGACCGTTCGGGTGGACGCGGCCACGGCAGCGGCCGGGCAGTCGACGGTCCGGGTGCCGTTCCAGCTCGGCTGA
- a CDS encoding coiled-coil domain-containing protein, translating to MAAILIAVTGAPIGSAAPASAVPARAPGSADDEGGTPSLRKELDAASKGWIDAKAALEHSGKRQKQLTDQLTEVEAELEVRNGNVGHIIDRAYRNGRLGPVSALLNSSSEGFIDRAAALSAVTSNEQKQLRGLYETRDQATRSKAAIENEIREQSKQVTIMDQRKKQAERALAVAVAAEEQEREEAERAAAASSSGSSSGSSGASSAGSGSSGSGSSSASATPAPRNANGSWPAESCSISDPTTSGCITPRTLHALNQAKAAGFTRYVSCFRNGGSGEHPKGRACDFAAQPNTFGGVATGGDKTYGDNLANYYINNADRLGVLYVIWFKRIWLPSSGWKAYSGAGGDPSSDHTNHVHLSVY from the coding sequence TTGGCCGCGATCCTGATCGCCGTCACCGGCGCCCCGATCGGCTCCGCGGCGCCAGCCAGCGCCGTGCCGGCCCGCGCACCCGGCAGCGCCGACGACGAGGGTGGCACCCCCAGTCTGCGCAAGGAGCTCGACGCGGCCTCCAAGGGCTGGATCGACGCCAAGGCCGCGCTCGAGCACTCCGGCAAGCGGCAGAAGCAGCTCACCGACCAGCTCACCGAGGTGGAGGCCGAGCTGGAGGTCCGCAACGGCAACGTCGGCCACATCATCGACCGCGCGTACCGCAACGGCCGGCTCGGTCCGGTATCCGCGCTGCTCAACAGCAGCTCGGAGGGCTTCATCGACCGGGCGGCGGCGCTGAGTGCGGTGACCTCCAACGAGCAGAAGCAGCTCCGTGGGTTGTACGAGACCCGCGACCAGGCGACCCGGTCGAAAGCCGCGATCGAGAATGAGATCCGCGAGCAGAGCAAACAGGTCACCATCATGGACCAGCGCAAGAAGCAGGCGGAACGGGCGCTCGCCGTGGCGGTCGCCGCGGAGGAGCAGGAACGCGAGGAGGCCGAACGGGCCGCCGCGGCCAGCTCCAGCGGATCGTCGTCCGGCTCGTCCGGCGCCAGTTCCGCCGGGTCCGGCTCGTCCGGCTCCGGGTCCAGCAGCGCGTCGGCGACCCCGGCACCGCGCAACGCGAACGGTTCCTGGCCGGCCGAGTCCTGCAGCATCAGTGACCCGACCACGTCGGGCTGCATCACGCCACGCACACTGCACGCGCTCAACCAGGCCAAAGCAGCTGGTTTCACCCGCTACGTGTCCTGCTTCCGCAACGGCGGCTCCGGTGAGCACCCCAAGGGCCGGGCCTGCGACTTCGCCGCCCAGCCCAACACCTTCGGCGGAGTCGCCACCGGCGGGGACAAGACCTACGGCGACAACCTGGCGAACTACTACATCAACAACGCCGACCGGCTCGGCGTGCTCTACGTGATCTGGTTCAAGCGGATCTGGTTGCCGAGCAGCGGCTGGAAGGCGTACAGCGGGGCCGGTGGCGACCCGTCCAGCGACCACACCAACCACGTACACCTGTCGGTCTACTGA
- a CDS encoding cation diffusion facilitator family transporter, producing MGTGHDHGAGAAGQRHYGRLWAAFALLATFMVVEAVAALLTGSLALLSDAGHMFTDVLGIGMALAAIAATRRHSGDPQRTFGLYRLEVLAALANAVLLAGVALYVLIEAVRRFGAPEPVAAGPMLVVAAAGLIANIVAFGLLRAGAQESINVRGAYLEVLADLLGSVGVIVAGVVIATTDWWYADPLVAVGVGVFILPRTWRLARTALRVLIQVAPEHLDVPRVRSRLATVAGVCDVHDLHVWTLTPGMEVASAHLTVDPSVEVGVALRDARQILHEEFGIEHATLQVEPLSPADPCGPADW from the coding sequence GTGGGCACGGGACATGATCACGGCGCGGGCGCCGCCGGGCAGCGACACTACGGACGGTTGTGGGCCGCCTTCGCGCTACTGGCGACGTTCATGGTCGTCGAAGCGGTGGCCGCCCTGCTCACCGGATCGCTGGCGCTGCTCTCCGACGCCGGGCACATGTTCACCGACGTACTCGGGATCGGTATGGCTCTGGCCGCGATCGCCGCGACCCGACGCCACAGCGGTGACCCCCAGCGCACCTTCGGCCTCTACCGGCTGGAGGTGCTCGCCGCGCTGGCCAACGCGGTCCTGCTCGCCGGCGTCGCGCTCTACGTACTGATCGAGGCGGTACGCCGGTTCGGCGCGCCGGAGCCGGTGGCGGCCGGACCGATGCTGGTGGTGGCGGCGGCCGGACTGATCGCCAACATCGTGGCCTTTGGACTGTTACGTGCCGGCGCCCAGGAGAGCATCAACGTCCGGGGCGCCTACCTGGAGGTGCTCGCCGACCTGTTGGGGTCGGTCGGCGTGATCGTGGCTGGCGTCGTCATCGCCACGACCGACTGGTGGTACGCCGACCCGCTGGTCGCCGTCGGCGTCGGCGTGTTCATCCTGCCGCGCACCTGGCGACTCGCGCGCACGGCGCTGCGGGTTCTGATCCAGGTCGCGCCAGAGCACCTGGACGTGCCTCGGGTCAGGAGCCGGCTGGCGACCGTTGCGGGGGTCTGCGACGTGCACGACCTGCACGTGTGGACGCTGACGCCCGGCATGGAGGTCGCGTCGGCGCATCTCACCGTCGACCCGTCGGTGGAGGTCGGCGTTGCGTTGCGTGACGCCCGCCAGATCCTGCACGAAGAGTTCGGGATAGAACACGCCACGCTACAGGTCGAGCCGCTGTCGCCAGCCGACCCCTGTGGACCAGCGGACTGGTGA